A single genomic interval of Rosistilla ulvae harbors:
- a CDS encoding exo-alpha-sialidase, protein MTPPPSPFAHLELLVMMFRCAAFPLLFVLGLMASIVRADEPVAKEYSTVMLSGDWVPDDPHQIDFDNLPRIPSQHVVISDVRKSKGVHQHNYLTFHDGKYWAMWSDGPAVEDRVGQRVSYATSMDGIDWSKPWYLTPEPPGSGKGSKYYNTRSSKGFRWISRGFWQRDGQLLALCSLDEGAGFFGKSLQLRAFRWDVQKGVWGDHALVHENAINNFPPKKLPGGDWMMSRRTWDYKKRGVDFLVGGVDAVDDWDSFPVLGTSQELAAEEPYWWVLPGGRLTALFRDNRRSGYLYRSFSEDGGRTWSRPHRTDFPDARSKFSGVQLADGRYVLVSNPHPKQRDPLALSVSDDGVVFKKMGYLAGGRHVDYPHVIEHRGHLLVAFATQKQTVEVLKIKLEDLDALAMPDKTLAVPPPYQPKAGDTIVDAGSSDQVTVTGPWRSSDRDSERHGDGYLVLDPSAGGAVRFDLNVPEEGTYEIFAMWSARGQRAKDVPFAITHDDGTKTVRVDQGRDGGVWNSLGTYSFSPAKASVEVAIEKAKNYVIVDAILVAPR, encoded by the coding sequence ATGACTCCCCCCCCTTCTCCCTTTGCTCACCTGGAGTTGCTTGTCATGATGTTTCGCTGTGCAGCCTTTCCTTTGTTGTTCGTCTTGGGGCTGATGGCTTCGATTGTTCGAGCGGATGAACCTGTCGCCAAGGAGTATTCCACTGTGATGCTCTCGGGCGACTGGGTTCCAGACGATCCTCATCAAATTGATTTCGACAACCTGCCGAGGATACCGTCGCAGCATGTTGTGATCAGCGATGTCCGGAAATCGAAGGGGGTGCATCAGCACAATTATTTGACCTTCCACGATGGGAAATATTGGGCGATGTGGAGCGATGGTCCAGCGGTTGAGGATCGTGTTGGTCAACGCGTTTCGTACGCGACCAGCATGGACGGGATCGATTGGAGCAAGCCATGGTACCTAACGCCCGAACCGCCGGGATCGGGGAAGGGTTCCAAATATTACAACACGCGCAGCAGCAAAGGCTTTCGTTGGATCTCGCGTGGCTTCTGGCAGCGCGATGGCCAGCTGCTCGCTCTCTGTTCGCTCGACGAAGGAGCGGGCTTCTTCGGCAAAAGTCTCCAGTTGCGGGCATTCCGCTGGGACGTTCAGAAGGGTGTTTGGGGCGACCATGCCTTAGTGCACGAAAACGCCATCAACAACTTCCCGCCCAAAAAATTACCCGGTGGCGATTGGATGATGTCGCGGCGAACGTGGGACTACAAGAAACGTGGCGTCGATTTTTTAGTCGGTGGCGTCGATGCGGTCGACGACTGGGATTCGTTTCCTGTGCTTGGCACGAGTCAGGAATTGGCGGCCGAAGAGCCGTATTGGTGGGTGCTGCCCGGTGGGCGTTTGACGGCGTTGTTCCGCGACAATCGTCGCAGCGGATACCTGTACCGATCGTTTTCCGAAGACGGCGGCCGGACGTGGAGTCGGCCGCACCGCACCGATTTTCCCGATGCGCGGTCGAAGTTCAGCGGAGTTCAGTTGGCGGATGGTCGCTATGTATTGGTCTCCAATCCACATCCAAAGCAACGCGATCCGTTGGCTCTATCGGTAAGCGACGACGGTGTTGTCTTCAAGAAGATGGGCTATCTCGCTGGAGGGCGGCACGTCGATTATCCCCATGTGATCGAACACCGCGGGCATCTGTTGGTCGCCTTCGCCACGCAAAAGCAGACGGTGGAAGTGCTGAAGATCAAGCTGGAAGATCTCGACGCATTGGCCATGCCCGATAAAACGCTGGCCGTCCCGCCGCCGTATCAACCGAAAGCTGGCGATACGATTGTGGATGCCGGCAGCAGCGATCAAGTGACCGTCACGGGGCCATGGAGGTCGAGCGACCGCGATTCCGAGCGGCATGGCGACGGCTATCTCGTTCTCGATCCATCAGCTGGTGGCGCGGTTCGCTTCGACTTGAACGTGCCTGAAGAGGGAACCTACGAGATCTTTGCGATGTGGAGTGCCCGAGGACAACGCGCGAAGGATGTTCCGTTTGCGATCACTCACGACGATGGGACGAAGACGGTCCGCGTCGATCAGGGACGCGATGGCGGTGTCTGGAACAGCTTGGGAACGTATTCGTTCTCCCCGGCGAAGGCGTCGGTCGAAGTGGCTATCGAGAAGGCGAAGAACTACGTCATCGTCGATGCCATCCTGGTCGCACCGCGCTGA
- a CDS encoding MarR family winged helix-turn-helix transcriptional regulator yields the protein MDDLRHELKRCQPFASVAQEAIVSLARTGDQLDNQLSQFFRPRELTFSQYNLLRILDMEDRPLTCGEIGDRLVQIVPAVTALVDRLLRRDLVTRERSEEDRRTVYVAITDAGRKLVRPASEELREFEDNLINGLKQKEQKELIRLLQLVRASMNCAAKQRAASGNRQSN from the coding sequence ATGGACGACCTGCGTCACGAATTAAAACGCTGCCAACCCTTTGCGAGCGTTGCCCAAGAGGCGATTGTCAGCCTGGCACGAACTGGCGACCAACTAGACAATCAACTGTCACAATTTTTCCGTCCTCGCGAGTTGACGTTTTCGCAATACAACCTGTTGCGAATCCTGGACATGGAAGATCGCCCGCTAACCTGTGGCGAAATCGGTGACCGGTTGGTGCAAATCGTCCCCGCCGTCACCGCGCTGGTCGACCGTTTGCTGCGCCGCGATCTCGTCACGCGCGAGCGATCCGAAGAGGACCGGCGGACCGTTTATGTCGCGATCACCGACGCGGGCAGAAAGCTTGTTCGTCCCGCCAGCGAGGAGCTTCGCGAATTTGAAGACAACTTGATCAACGGCCTCAAACAGAAGGAGCAGAAAGAACTGATCCGCTTGCTGCAATTGGTTCGCGCCAGCATGAACTGCGCCGCCAAGCAAAGAGCGGCCAGCGGCAACCGCCAATCGAATTAA
- a CDS encoding DUF1549 domain-containing protein: MNDPADERLLDTMLSEALGESAPPDVSAQVLAILEAEQSPVVGLPQIDTTPTTKRRSDAWLPLTLAAALLIAVSGYLWERSHQRQPIPGDASIAQHDAPTAAPRPTKKQAVAAADPHSDIAPTIDAPTAETIVHDAAPRGNFEIGIKDVPFGTPPAKTSPAPTSTHVADRPKMDRLPSEEIISRVDELLAEAWQRMDIRPQNEVSSDELIQRLATVVAGRSTAEVLDTEAVRNLLAGDTNALIDQYIDDQQTSNHLGNRWAQHLLGEAAWNRLSAAQKSEAGKLFASTFRGEQAFDSLVQELLTSEGSSSPEDPEFKPATLWMAGLAGASAIPLTNQFCDVLLDMDVACGRCHAHPLEGNVTQRNYWNLNAVFQTGVQWQLGQQGGLKIALDLQRDRSQDAVFYESEDGRQLVASPAVVGDWIGNTTTSDGPTNLRDLAAGIGHSDQLARATVNGLWKVIYGNRIVGRTSDPLAPPADEAFVAARNLLAQQLQAYDYDLGAAVAWIIAARPMRLQSTLSPFDQDSLVATKALLNRSEIQQRAFAGFTNEPRDWSFEELVAATETFNRASGKGSLVAPSGLLAQATDNGSAAKPNQKTKAQMRTEALRRAFPSSLDSSNLPAGWLAALSKNGGFDQQVKHLFYVAGNPHTSDQQLEAAKRIRRLTDSDEAALNQLWWAIRLSDTGP, encoded by the coding sequence ATGAACGACCCAGCCGACGAACGTCTGCTGGATACGATGCTGAGCGAGGCCCTGGGGGAATCTGCGCCCCCCGATGTCTCGGCCCAGGTGCTTGCGATCCTGGAAGCCGAACAGAGCCCCGTCGTCGGCTTGCCACAGATCGACACCACACCTACCACCAAACGCCGCTCGGATGCTTGGCTCCCTTTGACACTGGCCGCCGCGCTGCTGATCGCCGTCTCCGGTTACCTCTGGGAACGAAGCCACCAACGGCAGCCCATCCCCGGCGATGCATCGATCGCGCAACACGACGCCCCCACCGCCGCTCCCCGACCGACGAAAAAGCAAGCCGTTGCGGCGGCTGACCCTCACAGCGACATCGCTCCGACAATCGATGCACCGACGGCAGAAACGATAGTCCACGATGCGGCGCCACGCGGCAATTTTGAAATCGGAATTAAGGACGTTCCGTTTGGTACACCACCAGCCAAGACATCCCCGGCCCCCACGTCGACACATGTTGCCGACCGCCCCAAGATGGATCGCTTGCCCTCCGAAGAGATCATTTCGCGAGTCGATGAATTACTGGCAGAGGCTTGGCAGCGGATGGACATCCGCCCGCAAAACGAAGTCTCATCCGATGAATTGATCCAACGGCTTGCGACAGTCGTCGCTGGCCGCTCCACGGCAGAGGTGCTCGATACCGAAGCGGTTCGTAACCTGCTGGCTGGCGATACCAATGCATTGATCGATCAATACATTGACGACCAACAGACATCCAATCACCTGGGAAACCGCTGGGCCCAACACCTGCTCGGTGAGGCCGCCTGGAATCGGCTCTCGGCAGCCCAAAAGTCGGAAGCGGGCAAGCTGTTTGCATCCACCTTCCGTGGCGAACAAGCCTTCGATTCCCTCGTCCAAGAACTGCTCACATCCGAAGGCTCCTCCTCTCCTGAGGACCCCGAGTTTAAACCGGCCACGCTTTGGATGGCTGGCCTGGCGGGAGCTTCCGCGATTCCGTTGACCAATCAGTTTTGTGATGTCCTGCTTGACATGGATGTCGCCTGTGGACGCTGCCATGCACACCCGCTGGAAGGGAACGTCACGCAGCGGAACTACTGGAATCTAAACGCCGTCTTCCAGACAGGCGTCCAGTGGCAATTGGGGCAGCAGGGGGGCTTGAAGATCGCATTGGACCTTCAACGCGACCGCTCCCAAGATGCCGTCTTCTACGAATCCGAAGACGGCCGCCAATTGGTCGCATCACCAGCCGTCGTCGGCGACTGGATCGGCAACACAACAACCTCCGACGGGCCAACAAACCTTCGCGACCTGGCCGCTGGCATCGGGCACAGCGACCAACTGGCGCGTGCGACGGTCAACGGACTCTGGAAAGTCATCTACGGCAATCGCATCGTCGGTCGGACCAGCGACCCGCTTGCACCGCCAGCCGACGAAGCCTTCGTCGCGGCGAGAAACCTCCTGGCACAACAACTGCAAGCTTACGATTACGACCTCGGCGCGGCAGTGGCTTGGATTATCGCGGCACGCCCGATGCGACTGCAATCGACACTCTCCCCCTTCGACCAAGATTCGCTCGTCGCCACCAAGGCGCTGCTGAATCGGTCAGAGATTCAACAGCGTGCCTTCGCCGGCTTCACCAACGAACCACGCGACTGGTCGTTCGAGGAACTGGTCGCCGCAACCGAGACGTTCAACCGCGCCAGCGGAAAGGGATCGCTGGTTGCACCATCGGGCCTCTTAGCTCAAGCGACCGACAACGGTTCCGCCGCCAAGCCCAACCAAAAAACGAAAGCCCAAATGCGGACCGAAGCCCTCCGCCGGGCATTCCCCTCCAGCCTCGATTCCAGCAACCTGCCTGCGGGCTGGCTGGCGGCGTTAAGCAAAAATGGTGGCTTTGACCAACAAGTAAAACATCTTTTCTATGTCGCAGGAAACCCTCACACCAGCGACCAACAGTTGGAGGCGGCGAAGCGAATCCGCCGACTCACCGACAGCGACGAAGCCGCTCTAAATCAGCTCTGGTGGGCGATCCGATTGAGTGACACGGGACCGTAA
- a CDS encoding FAD/NAD(P)-binding protein: MQTTAIIGGGFSGTLAAVNLARFATTPQRVVIINSGRPFGRGTAYGTTRGEHLLNVAARNMSAFPDHPSHFFDWLRSRCDYDGLSDDVLRETFIPRRIFGDYVRGLASHYLGGADPRSQVECQVVEDSAVDIQPRGENGGVVMLEHGDPIEAESVLLATGNQPPAGLPGSGKLANDRRYCGNPWTAWHENLPDDDKHIVILGTGLTAVDVIVTLRHKGWNGKITAISRNGMLPQRHFRGIAWPTSIPDDGQTRSLKELVSLIRQDCQRLRGASQNPAIAVDKLRSRTQQLWRDLSIDEKRQFLKDYAADWNVIRHRIAGPIHDAVTDSLDCGQLTILPATIESLDAGETSIEVQLAAGGDGPDRIHGDMVINCTGPKSRFSDSQIPLYRALFDRGIAKPDSMDMGIAVTDDFAVVGDDDRPSSFLYAIGPILKGTLWETIAVPELRQQAMAVVQTILKQKPIRVASPETIEYCI, translated from the coding sequence ATGCAAACCACAGCCATCATCGGTGGCGGCTTCAGCGGAACGCTGGCGGCCGTCAATCTCGCTCGCTTCGCCACCACGCCTCAACGCGTCGTGATCATCAACTCGGGGCGCCCGTTTGGTCGCGGCACCGCCTATGGAACCACTCGCGGCGAACATTTGTTAAACGTTGCGGCGCGGAACATGTCGGCGTTTCCCGACCACCCCAGCCACTTCTTCGATTGGTTGCGATCGCGCTGCGATTACGACGGGCTCAGCGACGATGTGCTGCGAGAGACGTTTATCCCGCGGCGGATCTTCGGCGACTATGTTCGCGGGCTGGCGTCGCATTATTTGGGCGGAGCCGATCCTCGCAGCCAAGTTGAGTGTCAGGTCGTCGAGGATTCCGCCGTCGACATCCAGCCGCGAGGCGAAAACGGCGGTGTGGTGATGTTGGAGCATGGCGATCCGATCGAAGCGGAATCGGTGCTGCTGGCAACGGGCAACCAACCGCCGGCTGGGCTGCCCGGATCGGGCAAACTGGCCAACGATCGTCGCTACTGCGGCAATCCTTGGACAGCGTGGCACGAAAACCTGCCCGACGACGACAAGCACATCGTGATCTTGGGGACCGGGCTGACCGCCGTCGACGTGATTGTGACGCTGCGGCACAAAGGATGGAACGGCAAGATCACCGCGATCTCGCGGAATGGGATGCTGCCTCAGCGTCACTTCCGTGGCATCGCCTGGCCGACCTCGATCCCCGACGACGGCCAGACGCGATCGTTGAAGGAGTTGGTCAGCCTGATCCGTCAGGACTGTCAGCGGTTGCGTGGTGCCAGCCAGAACCCCGCGATCGCTGTCGACAAGCTGCGCAGTCGGACGCAGCAATTATGGCGGGATCTTTCGATCGATGAAAAACGCCAATTCTTGAAGGACTATGCGGCCGATTGGAATGTCATTCGGCATCGCATTGCCGGGCCGATCCACGACGCGGTCACTGATTCGTTGGACTGTGGACAGTTGACGATCCTTCCCGCCACGATCGAATCGTTGGATGCGGGGGAGACATCGATCGAAGTTCAATTGGCTGCCGGCGGCGATGGTCCTGATCGGATTCATGGCGATATGGTGATCAATTGCACCGGGCCGAAGTCGCGGTTTTCCGATTCACAGATTCCGCTGTATCGCGCCCTGTTCGATCGCGGCATCGCCAAGCCGGATTCGATGGACATGGGAATCGCCGTCACCGATGACTTTGCGGTGGTTGGGGATGATGATCGCCCGTCGTCGTTTCTGTATGCGATCGGTCCGATCTTGAAGGGGACCCTGTGGGAAACGATCGCCGTTCCCGAGCTTCGCCAGCAAGCGATGGCGGTCGTCCAAACGATCCTCAAGCAAAAACCGATTCGCGTGGCCAGCCCCGAGACGATCGAGTACTGCATCTAA
- a CDS encoding carboxy terminal-processing peptidase: MTSPQTRFARPLLLLAFCTISFIAPQATRCDAEDLVAPTKTDQNVAKIVAALLERRHVSRTALNDELSTRAMELFLKALDPMKLYFYQSDVDEFSKYNLTIDDMVKGGDLDVAYVVFKRFLQRIDERVAVAETLLTEDFDFTVDESIVVEPDAARYPTSPEEAKDRWRRQIKFNLLVAKDEAVERKRKAEESGEEYKPTKEDLEDPKAKLLRRYKRNQKRWHETDSDQLLELFLTSVTTSYDPHTTFMSPKSLDNFRIMMRLNLEGIGAALREKDGHTVVSRVIPGGAADKQGELKADDYIVSVGQGTDGEMVDIVEMPLDDVVEQIRGHAGTIVRLGIKSGGTGETKILTITRAKVELEDSAARSQVVETDGETGPKMKIGYISLPSFYLDMEAARRNARDYRSSTKDVRDRLNEFKDDGIAAVILDLRMNGGGSLTEAINLTGLFIDQGPVVQVKDSDGRVTPYADEDSGVAWDGPLVVLTSKFSASASEILAGAIQDYGRGIVVGDVATHGKGTVQTLMDLGQEILHSNRAPNFGALKVTLQQFYLPDGESTQKEGVKADIILPSLTTHMDVGEADLEYALEHDRVEKTKHRKYSMLGNDVLNTVRTGSAKRIEQSEDFVDLLRRIESYQRQKSEKFVSLQEDKFFARRKELDSQKEEEKQLLDAEMPDDEVFRHNFYNDEVLNITRDYVEALKRQNLARAN, encoded by the coding sequence ATGACGTCTCCCCAAACTCGCTTTGCCCGACCGCTGCTGCTGTTGGCCTTCTGCACGATCTCATTCATCGCCCCGCAGGCAACACGCTGCGATGCCGAAGATCTGGTCGCCCCCACCAAGACCGACCAGAATGTGGCGAAGATCGTCGCAGCCTTGCTGGAACGTCGACACGTATCGCGTACCGCACTCAACGACGAACTGAGTACCCGCGCGATGGAGTTGTTCCTGAAGGCGCTCGATCCGATGAAACTTTACTTCTACCAATCGGATGTTGATGAATTCAGCAAGTACAACTTGACGATCGACGACATGGTCAAGGGAGGCGACCTCGATGTCGCCTATGTCGTCTTCAAACGTTTCCTGCAACGCATCGATGAACGCGTCGCGGTTGCTGAAACACTGTTGACCGAAGATTTCGATTTCACCGTCGACGAATCGATCGTCGTGGAACCCGATGCGGCCCGCTATCCAACATCTCCTGAAGAGGCGAAGGACCGTTGGCGTCGTCAGATTAAATTCAACCTGCTGGTCGCCAAAGATGAAGCCGTCGAGCGGAAACGCAAGGCGGAAGAATCGGGCGAAGAATACAAACCGACCAAAGAAGACCTGGAAGACCCCAAAGCCAAACTGCTGCGTCGTTACAAGCGAAACCAAAAGCGTTGGCACGAGACCGATTCGGATCAACTGCTGGAACTGTTCCTGACTTCGGTCACCACCAGCTACGATCCGCACACAACATTCATGTCGCCCAAATCGCTCGACAACTTCCGCATCATGATGCGTCTGAACCTGGAAGGGATCGGAGCGGCACTGCGTGAAAAAGATGGCCACACCGTCGTCTCGCGAGTGATCCCTGGTGGAGCGGCCGACAAGCAGGGCGAACTCAAAGCCGACGACTATATCGTCAGCGTAGGGCAGGGGACCGATGGCGAAATGGTCGACATCGTCGAAATGCCACTGGACGACGTGGTCGAACAAATCCGCGGCCACGCTGGCACGATTGTCCGACTGGGCATCAAATCGGGCGGCACCGGCGAGACCAAGATCCTCACGATCACGCGTGCCAAGGTCGAACTCGAAGACAGCGCTGCTCGCAGCCAGGTCGTCGAGACCGACGGCGAAACCGGCCCCAAGATGAAAATCGGCTACATCAGCCTACCAAGCTTCTATCTGGACATGGAAGCCGCTCGCCGCAATGCCCGCGATTACCGCAGCAGCACCAAGGACGTTCGCGACCGCTTGAACGAATTCAAAGACGATGGCATCGCCGCGGTTATCTTGGACCTGCGGATGAACGGTGGCGGCAGCTTGACCGAAGCGATCAACCTGACCGGCCTGTTCATCGACCAAGGCCCCGTTGTCCAGGTGAAGGACAGCGATGGACGCGTCACTCCCTATGCGGATGAAGACAGCGGCGTTGCCTGGGACGGACCGTTGGTCGTACTGACCAGCAAGTTCAGCGCAAGTGCCAGTGAAATTCTAGCCGGTGCGATCCAAGACTACGGTCGTGGAATCGTTGTTGGCGACGTGGCAACCCACGGGAAAGGGACCGTACAAACGCTGATGGATCTTGGCCAAGAGATCCTCCACAGCAATCGCGCCCCTAACTTCGGCGCTCTGAAAGTCACGCTGCAGCAATTCTACCTGCCCGATGGCGAAAGCACGCAAAAGGAAGGCGTCAAAGCCGACATCATCTTGCCTTCGCTGACCACGCACATGGATGTTGGCGAAGCGGATTTGGAGTACGCACTCGAGCACGACCGCGTCGAAAAGACGAAGCATCGTAAATACAGCATGCTGGGCAACGATGTCTTGAATACCGTCCGCACCGGATCGGCAAAACGGATCGAACAGTCCGAGGACTTCGTCGACCTGTTGCGTCGTATCGAATCGTACCAACGACAGAAATCGGAGAAGTTTGTCTCGCTGCAAGAAGACAAGTTCTTCGCCCGACGCAAAGAACTCGATTCACAGAAGGAAGAGGAGAAGCAATTGCTGGACGCCGAGATGCCCGACGATGAAGTCTTCCGCCACAACTTCTACAACGACGAAGTCTTGAACATCACTCGCGACTACGTCGAAGCGCTCAAGCGTCAGAACCTGGCACGCGCCAACTGA
- a CDS encoding RNA polymerase sigma factor, whose amino-acid sequence MSQRSETDLNPQELITRHQAGVWRYLRLLGCDNATADDLTQETFLTILRRPPFNQYSDEATAAYLRRIARNLFISLKRRDKRMHLVAAVESLDAVWDRWIGAEEDGEEFVSALKECLNGLTERAQLALRMRFTDDANRVEIGDKLGITEHGAKNLVQRAKQQLKECVQTKLT is encoded by the coding sequence GTGTCGCAGAGAAGCGAAACTGATTTAAACCCGCAGGAATTAATCACTCGCCACCAAGCTGGCGTCTGGAGATACCTGCGCTTGCTCGGTTGCGACAACGCGACTGCCGACGACCTCACTCAAGAGACCTTTCTGACCATTCTGCGACGTCCACCGTTTAACCAATACAGTGATGAAGCGACTGCGGCCTACCTACGGCGAATCGCGAGAAACCTGTTCATCTCTTTGAAGCGTCGCGACAAGCGAATGCACCTGGTCGCCGCGGTCGAATCGCTCGATGCGGTCTGGGATCGCTGGATCGGCGCCGAAGAGGATGGGGAGGAGTTTGTCAGCGCTCTGAAAGAATGCCTTAACGGGCTGACCGAAAGAGCCCAACTGGCACTCCGAATGCGATTTACCGACGATGCGAATCGAGTCGAAATTGGTGATAAATTAGGGATCACCGAACATGGTGCCAAGAATTTGGTACAGCGTGCAAAGCAACAACTAAAAGAATGCGTTCAAACCAAACTGACATGA
- a CDS encoding DUF1501 domain-containing protein: MFNSQWTTPAGMTRRHFMSHMAGGSAAMAGAAFTLGQTLKANADVLKKNRKSAILLWMGGGPSTIDMWDMKPGAPTGGPFKPISTSGDGQICEHMPLMAKQMHHMAVIRSMSTREADHDRGRYYMHTGFVPNPNIDHPSYGSVLAHELIGQRPELEIPPFVTVGGGSAGPGFLGMAWAPFAVTSNGQIRNLQMKLEQQRLMQRMAALDLIEKDFVKKNRGTAAEDHQKVLKKTFDLMSSEQMQAFKVSEEPEAVKERYGATGMGMGGGGFGQGCLLARRLVEAGVPFVEVDLGGWDSHSDIFNTLTNRHLPVLDKAMSALTEDLEQRGMLQDTAIIWMGEFGRTPRINQNAGRDHFARAWSVVVGGAGIKGGITIGETNSDGTTVETEPFSSEDLMTSVCKALGISPDTTYTANNRRPMKIAGGGKIIKDLFV; this comes from the coding sequence ATGTTTAACAGCCAATGGACCACGCCCGCCGGGATGACTCGCCGACACTTCATGAGTCACATGGCAGGCGGCTCCGCAGCGATGGCGGGCGCGGCATTTACGCTGGGGCAAACACTCAAAGCCAACGCCGACGTCCTGAAAAAAAATCGCAAGTCAGCGATTCTGTTGTGGATGGGGGGTGGCCCGTCGACGATTGACATGTGGGATATGAAGCCAGGCGCCCCCACCGGAGGTCCGTTCAAACCGATCAGCACATCGGGCGACGGGCAGATCTGTGAACACATGCCGTTGATGGCGAAACAGATGCATCACATGGCGGTCATCCGATCGATGAGCACGCGTGAAGCGGATCACGATCGCGGTCGTTACTACATGCACACCGGTTTTGTTCCCAACCCCAACATCGATCACCCCAGCTACGGCTCGGTGCTGGCACACGAATTGATCGGGCAACGCCCCGAACTGGAGATCCCTCCTTTCGTGACCGTTGGTGGTGGCAGCGCTGGCCCCGGTTTCTTGGGGATGGCCTGGGCTCCGTTTGCTGTGACTAGCAACGGCCAGATCCGCAACTTGCAGATGAAGCTGGAACAACAGCGTTTGATGCAACGGATGGCGGCGTTGGATCTGATCGAGAAAGACTTCGTCAAAAAGAACCGTGGCACCGCAGCCGAAGATCACCAGAAGGTCCTGAAGAAGACTTTCGACCTGATGTCCAGCGAACAGATGCAAGCGTTCAAGGTTTCCGAAGAACCCGAAGCGGTGAAAGAGCGATACGGCGCAACCGGCATGGGCATGGGTGGAGGCGGATTTGGCCAAGGCTGCCTGTTGGCACGTCGTTTGGTCGAAGCGGGCGTTCCGTTTGTCGAAGTCGACTTGGGGGGCTGGGACAGCCACAGCGACATCTTCAACACGCTAACAAACCGGCACCTGCCAGTCCTCGACAAGGCGATGAGCGCGTTGACCGAAGACCTGGAGCAACGCGGGATGCTGCAGGACACCGCGATCATCTGGATGGGTGAATTTGGCCGCACACCGCGGATCAACCAAAACGCCGGCCGCGACCACTTCGCGCGAGCCTGGAGCGTGGTTGTCGGCGGCGCGGGAATCAAGGGAGGCATCACCATCGGCGAGACCAACAGCGACGGTACGACTGTCGAAACCGAACCGTTCAGTTCCGAGGATCTGATGACATCGGTCTGCAAAGCCTTGGGGATTTCACCCGACACCACGTATACTGCCAATAACCGACGCCCGATGAAGATCGCCGGCGGTGGCAAAATCATCAAGGATCTGTTCGTTTAA
- a CDS encoding DUF1559 domain-containing protein — protein MKTTKNRNAFTLVELLVVIAIIGILVGLLLPAVQAAREAARRMQCSNNIKQMGLALHNYHDTYNSLPPGWIDDSTNQNRMGWPTYLLPFIEQSAVYDGMKSVGAYNVTWYTLPEMTTGTAAVPTPYAKMVLDSYVCPSDPSRGINENLGGYGKSNYTGVGGAHYIASGGANGTFYDHSFIRFRDMLDGLSNAMIIGERSTVDQASRGFVKKGTIWIGAYSAGTYYHNNAIANASVYYSLNGKAGNYNFSSAHPGGVQFAFGDGSSHFISETIDLITYRDLASIADGNPLGEY, from the coding sequence ATGAAAACGACTAAGAATAGAAACGCGTTTACGCTCGTCGAATTGTTGGTGGTGATCGCCATCATCGGCATTTTGGTTGGTCTGTTGTTGCCGGCGGTTCAGGCCGCACGCGAAGCAGCGCGTCGGATGCAGTGTAGTAACAACATCAAGCAGATGGGCCTGGCTTTGCACAATTACCACGACACATATAACTCCCTGCCGCCAGGATGGATCGATGATTCGACCAATCAGAATCGCATGGGGTGGCCGACGTATCTACTTCCGTTCATCGAGCAATCGGCCGTCTACGACGGGATGAAAAGCGTGGGCGCGTACAATGTGACTTGGTATACGTTGCCTGAAATGACCACTGGCACCGCGGCAGTTCCGACGCCATACGCCAAGATGGTTTTGGATTCCTACGTCTGCCCTTCCGACCCTTCGCGTGGCATCAATGAAAATCTCGGTGGATACGGTAAGTCGAATTATACCGGCGTGGGGGGGGCACACTACATTGCTTCGGGTGGTGCAAACGGAACCTTCTACGATCACTCCTTCATTCGCTTTCGTGACATGCTTGACGGGCTGAGCAATGCGATGATCATTGGCGAGCGGAGCACCGTCGATCAGGCGAGTCGCGGCTTTGTGAAAAAGGGGACGATTTGGATCGGCGCCTATTCTGCGGGTACGTACTACCACAACAATGCGATCGCCAACGCGTCGGTCTACTACAGCCTTAATGGTAAGGCTGGCAACTACAACTTCAGCAGTGCCCATCCGGGCGGAGTCCAGTTTGCGTTTGGAGATGGATCGTCTCACTTCATCAGCGAAACGATTGACCTGATCACCTACCGCGACTTGGCTTCGATTGCTGACGGAAACCCGCTAGGCGAATACTAA